TGGAAAATCCTGACCATGAACATAACGGATTTTTATATTTTTACCGCAAAATTCTCTTATCCAGCGAGGAAGTTTAACCCTTCCTATATCATCAGAGGAAGCATGATGAGTACAGGCTTCAGCGATAAGAACTCTGTCTCCGTCACGTAAAGTATTGAGCGATGCGGCACCTTTTGACATTTCAACAATGTCGGACTTATCCGCTGCATAAAGCGTTGAAAAAGTCGTAAGTTTAATATCAGTCGGAGTAATGGAAACTACCTTTTTTATCGCCTGTGAATCCGTTATCGCCAAAACAGGTTTTGCTTTCAAATTGTTTAAAGCCGTCTCATATTCGCTATCCTGAACGGTATAAGCACAGGCATTCAAATCCAGAATATGTCTTGTAGTCTGAATCTGCGGCATAATTATTTTGCCTTTCGGCGCGCCCAAATCTATTGGCATGATGAGAATTACTGTGTCACCTTTTTTTATGATATCTCTCAACGCAAGATAATTTTCAATATAATTTTCTGGAAGAGTTTCAATCAAAATTTTTTTCAAGGCGTTAAGAAAATCATCCCTGTTTGAAGTTATGGAAGAAAAAAATAAAACATGTTCTGTATATTTAGTAATTTCGGAAATAAAGTCAGCATCTGGCTTTTTTAAATCGGTTTTACCGATAACGGCAATAACTGGAGTTTTTCTTTTTTTGGCGTCAGCTATAATATTTTTTTCAAAATTGCCAAATCGGTCGGCTTCGCATAACAAAAGGACTATGTCCGAAGAATCAAATGCCCTTTTAGCTTTTTCTATACGCACTTCTCCCAGATGCGATTTATCGTCAAGTCCCGCCGTATCGAAAAGAGTTATCGGTCCTAAAGGGTTGAGTTCCATCCGTTTTGAAACGACGTCTGTAGTTGTTCCGGCGATTTCCGACACTATAGATGCATATTGCGTGGTAATAAAATTCATCAGGGAAGATTTTCCGACATTCGTTCTTCCAAAAATCCCTATTTGTACGGTTAATGCTTTCATCTTT
This DNA window, taken from Candidatus Endomicrobium procryptotermitis, encodes the following:
- the hydF gene encoding [FeFe] hydrogenase H-cluster maturation GTPase HydF, which translates into the protein MKALTVQIGIFGRTNVGKSSLMNFITTQYASIVSEIAGTTTDVVSKRMELNPLGPITLFDTAGLDDKSHLGEVRIEKAKRAFDSSDIVLLLCEADRFGNFEKNIIADAKKRKTPVIAVIGKTDLKKPDADFISEITKYTEHVLFFSSITSNRDDFLNALKKILIETLPENYIENYLALRDIIKKGDTVILIMPIDLGAPKGKIIMPQIQTTRHILDLNACAYTVQDSEYETALNNLKAKPVLAITDSQAIKKVVSITPTDIKLTTFSTLYAADKSDIVEMSKGAASLNTLRDGDRVLIAEACTHHASSDDIGRVKLPRWIREFCGKNIKIRYVHGQDFPDDLDKYRVVIHCGGCTLNRKGMLARLNKAAVKNVPMTNYGIAISVMHGVIEKVLEVFPHALQAYKKELQNNSFSHL